In the Neomonachus schauinslandi chromosome 13, ASM220157v2, whole genome shotgun sequence genome, one interval contains:
- the LOC110581512 gene encoding olfactory receptor 13C7-like, with translation MDRSNQTSPVVGFILLGLSAHTRLEKTFFVLILLMYLVILLGNGVLILVTILDSRLHTPMYFFLGNLSFLDICYTTSSVPLILDSFLTPRKTIPFSACAMQMFLSFAMGATECVLLGMMAFDRYVAICNPLRYPVVMSKAAYVPMAAGSWAAGITNSVVQTSQAMRVPFCGDNVINHFTCEILAILKLACADISINVISMAVANVIFLGIPVLFIFVSYMFIIATILRIPSTEGRKKAFSTCSAHLTVVVVFYGTILFMYGKPKSRDPLGADKQDLSDKLTSLFYGVVTPMLNPIIYSLRNKDVKAAMKNLVRQ, from the coding sequence ATGGACAGGTCCAATCAGACCTCCCCTGTGGTGGGGTTCATTCTCCTGGGACTCTCAGCCCACACAAGGCTGGAGAAAACGTTCTTTGTGCTCATCCTACTGATGTACCTGGTGATCTTGCTGGGCAACGGGGTCCTCATCCTGGTGACCATCCTTGACTCCCGCCTGCACAcgcccatgtacttcttcctgggGAACCTCTCCTTCCTGGACATCTGCTACACAACCTCCTCAGTCCCCCTCATTCTTGACAGCTTCCTGACCCCCAGAAAAACCATACCCTTTTCTGCCTGTGCCATGCAGATGTTTCTCTCCTTTGCCATGGGAGCCACAGAGTGTGTGCTTCTGGGCATGATGGCATTTGATCGCTATGTGGCCATCTGTAACCCCCTTAGGTATCCTGTGGTCATGAGCAAGGCTGCCTACGTGCCCATGGCTGCCGGCTCCTGGGCAGCTGGTATCACCAACTCTGTAGTTCAGACATCCCAGGCTATGAGAGTGCCCTTCTGTGGGGACAATGTCATCAACCACTTCACCTGTGAGATCCTGGCTATCCTGAAGTTGGCCTGTGCTGACATTTCCATCAATGTGATCAGTATGGCAGTGGCCAATGTCATCTTCCTGGGCATTCcagttctgttcatttttgtcTCCTATATGTTCATCATTGCTACCATCCTGAGGATCCCTTCAACTGAGGGGAGGAAAAAGGCCTTTTCCACCTGCTCTGCCCACCTCACAGTGGTGGTCGTCTTCTATGGGACCATCCTTTTCATGTATGGAAAGCCCAAATCCAGGGACCCCCTGGGAGCAGACAAGCAGGACCTTTCAGACAAGCTCACCTCTCTCTTCTATGGGGTGGTGACCCCCATGCTCAACCCCATCATCTACAGCCTCAGGAACAAGGATGTGAAGGCTGCTATGAAGAACCTGGTACGTCAATAA